The following coding sequences are from one Dehalococcoidia bacterium window:
- a CDS encoding biotin--[acetyl-CoA-carboxylase] ligase → MVQQEQPQRPPFRWMIDYQFGDQLPIFSKPYFQWHLHTDYVGRRFIYRPISESTMDDARRMLERINLPQGALVLAESQSAGRGRAGRSWVSPPDVNLYFTLLLFPPPQRLRPLAYVTPLAVAKAIESFSKQKGVPVVPDLKWPNDVQIRGKKVAGVLIETEHAPERVVALVGVGVNVNLETARFEEIAGLATSLKDATGLELPREELLAAICNEFEPLYEEALSGSRGPFEDWKSRLVTLGQDVTVSTPDGAFQGRAVDVEDDGALLVALEDGRTRRVEAGDVRVRPA, encoded by the coding sequence ATGGTGCAGCAAGAACAGCCACAGCGGCCGCCGTTCCGCTGGATGATCGACTATCAGTTCGGGGACCAGCTTCCCATCTTCTCCAAGCCTTACTTCCAGTGGCACCTGCACACCGACTACGTCGGCCGGCGCTTCATCTATCGCCCGATCAGCGAGTCGACCATGGACGACGCGCGGCGGATGCTGGAGCGCATCAACCTGCCGCAAGGAGCGCTCGTGCTGGCGGAATCGCAGAGCGCGGGGCGCGGCCGGGCCGGCCGTAGCTGGGTGTCGCCGCCCGACGTGAACTTGTACTTCACCCTGCTGCTGTTCCCGCCGCCGCAGCGCCTGCGCCCGCTGGCTTACGTCACGCCCCTGGCGGTGGCGAAGGCCATAGAGTCGTTCAGCAAGCAGAAGGGCGTGCCCGTCGTCCCGGACCTCAAGTGGCCGAATGACGTACAGATCCGCGGCAAGAAGGTAGCCGGCGTGCTGATCGAGACCGAGCACGCACCGGAGCGCGTGGTGGCGCTGGTGGGCGTGGGCGTCAACGTGAACCTCGAGACGGCGCGGTTCGAGGAGATAGCCGGCCTCGCGACCAGCCTCAAGGACGCGACTGGCCTCGAGTTGCCGCGGGAGGAGCTTCTGGCCGCGATCTGCAACGAATTCGAGCCGCTTTACGAAGAGGCGCTTTCGGGCAGCCGGGGGCCGTTCGAGGACTGGAAGTCCAGGCTGGTGACTCTGGGGCAGGATGTGACGGTGTCGACGCCGGACGGCGCCTTCCAGGGACGGGCCGTAGACGTCGAGGACGATGGCGCGCTGCTGGTAGCGCTCGAGGACGGACGCACCCGGCGGGTAGAAGCCGGTGACGTGCGTGTCAGGCCGGCGTAG